One Pseudoalteromonas sp. NC201 DNA segment encodes these proteins:
- a CDS encoding GNAT family N-acetyltransferase — MIAPPDENNVPISDIRVEFSDSAFALRTLRAGEYQRLERLFSLRYGEEYDAEELLKLRQQRVLVPFLQAAEDKSKHCICVRQTQTREMLGMILITVDDSAAKKVLVEESWFIHDTLFDKVFCLFVTEYLNTLGFALVEFRVDERNDLVRRLVEQLGACFDGILRRAGVYRNECFNQAVYSISQEEWQCVVPLYSIYKALPQ; from the coding sequence ATGATCGCCCCACCAGATGAAAACAACGTCCCCATAAGTGACATCCGTGTTGAATTTTCGGACTCGGCATTTGCTTTGAGAACGTTAAGAGCGGGTGAATATCAACGGTTGGAGCGTCTGTTTTCGCTTAGATATGGTGAAGAGTACGATGCCGAAGAGTTATTAAAGTTACGACAACAAAGAGTGCTAGTACCTTTTTTACAAGCAGCTGAAGATAAATCAAAGCACTGTATTTGTGTGCGGCAAACTCAAACGCGCGAAATGCTTGGCATGATCTTAATTACAGTCGATGACTCAGCGGCCAAAAAAGTGCTGGTAGAAGAGAGTTGGTTTATCCACGATACTCTGTTCGACAAGGTGTTTTGTTTATTCGTGACAGAGTATTTGAATACGCTAGGTTTCGCTTTGGTTGAATTTAGAGTCGACGAGCGTAATGATTTAGTACGCCGGTTGGTTGAGCAACTTGGTGCGTGTTTTGATGGCATATTACGTCGTGCAGGTGTTTATCGGAACGAGTGCTTCAACCAAGCTGTGTACTCTATTTCTCAGGAAGAGTGGCAGTGCGTTGTTCCTCTGTATTCTATTTACAAAGCATTGCCACAATAA
- the prpB gene encoding methylisocitrate lyase — MSAGKKFREALKANKPLQIVGTINAYSAMMAKKIGHQAIYLSGGGVANASYGLPDLGMTSLNDVIADVSRITSACDLPLMVDIDTGWGGAFNIAKTIRDMEKAGAAAVHMEDQVAQKRCGHRPNKEIVSTEEMVDRIKAAVDARTDPDFFIMARTDSFAQEGLEAAIERAKAYVAAGADGIFAEAVQTEEHYRAFSEALDVPILANITEFGKTELWNKAELGEWGVDMVLYPLSAFRAMNKAAELVYQSILENGDQKAVLDTMQTRMDLYDYLGYHDYEQKLDALFAEGKNK, encoded by the coding sequence ATGAGCGCAGGAAAAAAATTTCGTGAAGCATTAAAAGCCAATAAACCGCTTCAAATCGTCGGCACTATCAACGCATATAGCGCTATGATGGCAAAGAAAATCGGTCATCAAGCTATCTATCTTTCTGGTGGTGGCGTTGCTAATGCATCTTATGGTTTACCTGACTTAGGAATGACATCTCTAAATGATGTAATTGCAGATGTAAGTCGCATTACCTCGGCTTGTGATCTACCTTTAATGGTCGACATTGATACTGGATGGGGCGGCGCTTTCAATATCGCAAAAACCATCCGAGATATGGAAAAAGCAGGTGCCGCTGCGGTACATATGGAAGATCAAGTAGCGCAAAAGCGTTGTGGTCACCGTCCAAATAAAGAAATCGTGTCGACAGAAGAAATGGTTGACCGTATTAAAGCAGCAGTTGATGCGCGCACCGATCCTGACTTTTTCATTATGGCAAGAACAGATTCGTTTGCACAAGAAGGGCTAGAAGCGGCAATTGAACGTGCAAAAGCTTATGTTGCAGCAGGCGCTGATGGCATTTTTGCAGAAGCGGTACAAACTGAAGAACACTATCGCGCATTCAGCGAAGCACTTGATGTGCCCATCCTAGCGAATATCACTGAGTTTGGTAAGACAGAACTTTGGAACAAAGCTGAGCTAGGTGAGTGGGGCGTAGATATGGTGCTATACCCATTGAGTGCGTTCAGAGCGATGAACAAAGCGGCGGAGCTGGTGTATCAGTCTATTTTAGAAAATGGGGACCAGAAAGCGGTACTCGATACCATGCAAACCCGAATGGATTTGTATGATTACCTTGGCTATCACGATTATGAGCAAAAGCTCGATGCATTATTCGCCGAAGGTAAAAATAAGTAA
- a CDS encoding LysE family translocator codes for MMFEALLSVAITTAVLLGSPGPAPLALAATGASQGVKKGFPFLAGILAGLLVAVIFAATGIAGLLVSHPQVALVLKWLAAAYLIYVAYKIAANNAALGNAGTQLPSFKDGFILNLLNPKAYAACIAIFATTSVPASSNLVATLLAASVCYVVAIVVDTMWLVLGGVIFKTLNDETVLKRIRIGFALTLVVLVLYGLFVV; via the coding sequence ATGATGTTTGAAGCTTTACTTTCTGTGGCAATCACAACCGCGGTGTTACTTGGTTCACCCGGTCCTGCGCCACTTGCGCTGGCTGCAACGGGGGCGAGTCAAGGTGTTAAAAAAGGTTTCCCGTTCTTAGCAGGTATTTTGGCAGGATTGCTTGTTGCGGTGATCTTTGCAGCCACTGGAATTGCAGGGTTACTGGTTAGTCATCCCCAAGTGGCGCTTGTACTCAAATGGCTTGCAGCCGCCTACTTAATTTATGTTGCCTACAAAATTGCAGCAAACAACGCTGCGCTTGGCAATGCAGGTACGCAGCTACCGAGCTTTAAAGATGGGTTTATTCTTAACCTCCTCAACCCCAAAGCCTACGCGGCTTGTATCGCTATTTTTGCGACGACTTCGGTGCCGGCAAGCTCAAACCTAGTTGCTACGCTACTTGCCGCTAGCGTGTGCTACGTGGTGGCGATAGTGGTCGACACAATGTGGCTGGTATTAGGTGGTGTGATTTTTAAAACACTGAATGATGAGACCGTACTTAAACGGATCCGAATTGGTTTTGCGTTGACTTTGGTTGTGCTCGTTCTTTACGGGCTATTTGTCGTTTGA
- a CDS encoding sensor histidine kinase, which produces MAASQSNILHPSQSFSFKYFYHISALSMLLFFLSVVFTFLAFVNKEAQEQEIGKNFNLVRLSQELRLSSDQLTMMARAYAATGNPKFKQFFDEILTIRNGTSPRPKHLHRVYWDMLLVKEGQAPFEKEAPKALLTLLLENGVSTDELTMLRNAEDKSEALVSLEREAFELVATGKNQQALKILYSEAYLQSKVHIMTHINAFLERREQDFSSLLASSNKKVKSYYGAAFVCFILLLLSLITLYNSRSAIRKSIIDYLNTEVKSQTEELIEKNKALNHAISELSETQKRLINAEKSATLVRLIPGLAHEINTPIGVAMTASSNQLLLVEGVRQRVNKNEIAKSALLHSIENIESCAKLVVNSTERITGIIDKLKIITNTGFEGEVKPVYLQPLIAHCVSELANQHPHIDITLDIPEALAITAPERLLQQVFQPVIENAFYHAFADNSVRSPCVIISAQASKLGYTIKVTDNGGGIPHEIKDKVFDPFVVGNRTQKGLGLGLSVALAIVTQYFNGVIECETESNSGTCIIIKLPS; this is translated from the coding sequence ATGGCAGCCAGTCAAAGCAACATACTTCACCCAAGTCAGTCGTTTAGCTTTAAGTACTTCTACCATATATCAGCGCTCTCCATGCTGCTTTTTTTTCTTTCTGTGGTGTTCACATTTTTAGCATTCGTCAATAAAGAAGCGCAAGAGCAAGAAATAGGAAAAAATTTTAATCTTGTTCGTTTATCCCAAGAGTTAAGACTCAGCTCAGATCAACTCACCATGATGGCGCGGGCTTATGCCGCCACAGGCAACCCTAAGTTTAAGCAATTTTTTGATGAGATCTTAACTATCCGTAACGGCACTTCCCCTCGCCCTAAGCATTTGCACCGCGTTTATTGGGACATGTTGCTGGTCAAAGAGGGTCAGGCGCCATTTGAAAAAGAAGCACCAAAAGCGCTACTGACATTATTATTAGAAAACGGAGTTTCTACGGATGAATTAACTATGTTGCGAAATGCAGAGGATAAAAGTGAAGCACTCGTGTCACTTGAGCGTGAAGCCTTTGAACTCGTGGCAACAGGGAAAAATCAACAGGCCCTCAAGATTTTGTACAGCGAGGCTTACCTCCAAAGTAAAGTACATATAATGACGCACATCAATGCCTTTTTAGAACGCAGAGAGCAGGATTTCAGCTCACTCCTTGCAAGCAGCAATAAAAAGGTAAAATCCTATTATGGTGCCGCGTTTGTTTGCTTTATCTTGCTATTACTTAGCCTCATCACGTTGTACAACTCTCGTTCGGCCATCCGTAAAAGTATTATTGATTATCTAAATACGGAGGTAAAAAGCCAAACTGAAGAGTTAATAGAAAAAAACAAAGCACTTAATCACGCGATCAGTGAACTCAGTGAGACTCAAAAACGCCTGATAAACGCCGAAAAGTCAGCAACGCTGGTGCGATTGATCCCAGGACTTGCCCATGAGATTAACACGCCGATTGGCGTCGCCATGACCGCTTCCAGTAACCAACTATTGCTTGTTGAAGGGGTAAGACAAAGGGTAAATAAAAATGAAATAGCTAAGTCTGCTTTATTGCATTCGATAGAAAATATCGAAAGCTGTGCCAAGCTCGTCGTCAATAGTACCGAGCGGATAACCGGTATTATCGACAAGCTCAAAATCATCACCAATACTGGATTTGAAGGAGAAGTAAAGCCAGTTTACTTACAACCGCTTATCGCACACTGTGTGAGCGAGCTTGCCAATCAACACCCACATATTGATATTACTTTAGATATTCCCGAAGCACTTGCTATCACCGCCCCAGAGAGATTGTTACAGCAGGTTTTCCAACCTGTAATAGAAAATGCGTTTTACCACGCCTTTGCTGATAACTCAGTGCGAAGCCCATGTGTGATTATATCGGCTCAAGCCTCAAAACTTGGATATACGATTAAAGTCACGGACAACGGCGGCGGTATTCCACATGAAATCAAAGATAAAGTATTTGATCCTTTTGTTGTCGGTAATCGCACACAAAAAGGCCTAGGCTTAGGGCTAAGTGTTGCGCTCGCTATTGTCACTCAGTATTTTAATGGCGTAATTGAGTGTGAAACAGAATCTAATTCCGGAACATGCATCATTATCAAGTTGCCGAGCTAG
- the adhP gene encoding alcohol dehydrogenase AdhP, giving the protein MKAALVHQFKQPLEIQEIEKPQLTQGSVIVEIAACGVCHTDLHACHGDWPVKPKLPLVPGHEGVGTVIAKADDVKHLAVGDRVGVPWLHSACGHCEHCLKGDENLCPEQLNSGYSVDGGYAQYCKADANYVVKIPEGLSFVDAAPLFCAGVTTYKALKVSKAKPGEWVAIIGVGGLGHLAVQYAKAMGLNVVAVDTGESKLALAKELGADLCIDFKQSDPAELMQNKLGGVQAVVCTAVSKPAFTTSFNSVKRGGTCVLVGLPPEEMPIPIFDTVLKGISVVGSIVGTRQDLTECLQFAAEGKVKAIIETKPLEQINDIFDDMLNSDINGRIVLTFD; this is encoded by the coding sequence ATGAAAGCAGCGTTAGTGCACCAATTTAAACAACCGTTAGAAATTCAAGAAATTGAGAAACCGCAACTTACACAAGGGTCGGTCATCGTTGAAATAGCCGCCTGTGGTGTTTGTCACACCGACTTACACGCCTGTCATGGTGACTGGCCAGTTAAGCCTAAATTACCACTAGTGCCTGGTCACGAAGGTGTGGGTACTGTTATCGCAAAAGCTGACGATGTTAAACATCTAGCCGTTGGTGATAGAGTCGGTGTACCTTGGCTTCATAGCGCCTGCGGTCATTGTGAACACTGCCTAAAAGGCGACGAAAACTTATGTCCAGAGCAGTTAAATAGCGGCTATTCCGTCGACGGCGGTTACGCACAGTACTGTAAAGCCGATGCCAACTACGTGGTAAAAATCCCCGAAGGCTTGTCATTTGTCGATGCCGCTCCTCTATTCTGCGCGGGCGTCACCACCTATAAAGCACTAAAAGTATCGAAAGCTAAACCCGGTGAATGGGTTGCCATTATTGGTGTAGGAGGCCTTGGTCACTTAGCAGTGCAATACGCCAAAGCAATGGGGCTTAATGTAGTTGCAGTTGACACTGGCGAATCAAAGTTAGCACTAGCAAAAGAGCTTGGCGCCGATTTATGTATCGACTTTAAGCAGAGCGATCCCGCAGAGTTGATGCAAAATAAGCTAGGTGGAGTCCAAGCCGTAGTTTGTACAGCGGTCTCAAAGCCTGCCTTTACGACATCATTTAACAGCGTGAAGCGAGGCGGTACTTGCGTGCTCGTTGGCTTACCACCAGAGGAAATGCCTATTCCTATATTTGATACCGTTCTTAAAGGTATCAGTGTTGTTGGCAGCATCGTTGGTACCCGTCAAGATCTCACTGAATGCTTGCAGTTTGCCGCTGAGGGCAAGGTAAAGGCCATTATTGAAACCAAGCCACTTGAGCAAATCAACGATATATTTGACGATATGCTCAATAGCGACATTAACGGCAGGATCGTACTTACTTTCGACTAG
- a CDS encoding GntR family transcriptional regulator — translation MSFFDEQAVTSSDKAFFRMRKEIVEGEIAAGSKLSEMELSTKYEVSRAVVREAINRLESCHLVERKANVGARVVTLTPEGLMELYQIREALEGMAARLAAQHMTDTEIQDLEGLLSSQFDEVKNQHSYYQEAGDLDFHYRIILGSKNASLISMLVNGLYHLVRMYRVQLGMAGPRVTTAFDEHKHIVRAISNRDPELAEILMRRHIQYSKNNIATKLASNQSHF, via the coding sequence ATGAGCTTTTTTGACGAGCAAGCGGTTACTTCTTCTGATAAAGCATTCTTTCGTATGCGAAAGGAAATTGTAGAAGGTGAAATAGCGGCAGGTTCTAAGCTCAGCGAAATGGAATTGTCGACAAAGTATGAAGTCAGCAGAGCGGTTGTTCGCGAGGCAATTAATCGCTTGGAGTCATGTCACCTAGTTGAACGTAAAGCCAATGTAGGGGCGCGCGTTGTTACTCTCACACCGGAAGGGCTGATGGAGCTTTATCAGATCCGTGAAGCACTAGAAGGGATGGCGGCAAGGCTTGCAGCGCAGCACATGACTGACACTGAAATTCAAGACTTAGAAGGTTTGTTGTCGAGTCAATTCGATGAAGTCAAAAACCAACATTCTTATTATCAAGAAGCGGGCGATCTCGATTTTCATTACCGCATTATTCTTGGCAGTAAAAATGCGAGTCTTATCTCTATGCTAGTCAATGGACTGTACCACTTGGTACGTATGTATCGTGTGCAGTTAGGGATGGCCGGTCCCCGCGTCACCACGGCATTTGACGAGCATAAACATATCGTTCGTGCGATCAGTAACCGCGATCCTGAACTGGCAGAAATACTGATGCGTCGACATATTCAATATTCTAAAAATAATATCGCAACCAAGTTAGCAAGCAATCAATCACACTTTTAA
- the prpF gene encoding 2-methylaconitate cis-trans isomerase PrpF, with translation MSQFKPQIKIPATYMRGGTSKGVFFNLTDLPEYAQQPGEARDNLLLRVIGSPDPYGKHTDGMGGATSSTSKTVILSKSDKADHDVDYLFGQVAIDKPFIDWSGNCGNLTAAVGAFAISNGLVDANKVPENGVAVVKIWQANISKTIVAHVPISNGEVQETGDFELDGVTFPAAEVVVEFMDPSDPDVDMFPSGNLVDTLTVPDEGTFEVTMISAGIPTLFFRASDLGYEGTELQEAINGDPAALERFEKFRAYGAVKMGLIGHIDEAKVRQHTPKIAFVAPAKSYAASSGKAVAANTIDLNVRALSMGKLHHAMMGTAAVAIATAAAIPGTLVNEAAGGGDLNSVTFGHPSGTLKVGAEALQESGRWQAKKAVMSRSARVLMEGRVRVPEA, from the coding sequence ATGAGTCAATTTAAGCCGCAAATTAAAATTCCCGCCACTTATATGCGTGGCGGCACCTCTAAAGGGGTGTTCTTTAATTTAACAGATTTACCCGAGTACGCGCAGCAACCGGGTGAAGCGCGAGATAACTTGCTGCTACGTGTGATTGGCAGCCCAGATCCCTATGGTAAACATACCGATGGCATGGGCGGTGCAACTTCCAGTACCAGCAAAACCGTGATCTTAAGTAAAAGCGACAAAGCCGACCATGACGTGGACTACTTATTTGGTCAGGTTGCTATCGACAAACCATTTATTGATTGGAGCGGAAACTGTGGCAATTTAACGGCTGCGGTGGGGGCATTTGCAATCAGCAATGGCTTAGTCGATGCGAATAAAGTGCCAGAGAATGGTGTTGCTGTCGTTAAAATCTGGCAGGCGAATATTAGCAAAACCATAGTAGCGCATGTTCCAATCAGCAATGGAGAAGTGCAAGAGACGGGCGACTTTGAACTGGATGGCGTAACTTTCCCAGCAGCAGAAGTGGTGGTTGAGTTTATGGATCCAAGCGACCCAGATGTTGATATGTTTCCGTCGGGCAATCTCGTCGATACGTTAACTGTGCCTGATGAAGGCACCTTTGAAGTGACCATGATAAGTGCCGGGATCCCAACGCTTTTCTTCCGTGCTTCCGATTTAGGTTATGAAGGTACAGAGTTACAAGAAGCAATTAATGGAGACCCAGCTGCACTAGAGCGATTTGAAAAGTTCCGTGCTTATGGCGCAGTTAAAATGGGTTTAATAGGTCATATTGACGAAGCGAAAGTTCGCCAACATACCCCAAAAATTGCCTTCGTTGCACCTGCTAAATCTTATGCTGCGTCGAGCGGTAAAGCGGTGGCAGCCAATACCATCGACTTAAACGTTCGCGCCTTATCTATGGGTAAGTTGCACCATGCGATGATGGGAACTGCCGCTGTGGCGATAGCAACCGCGGCGGCAATTCCTGGCACCCTAGTTAACGAAGCCGCTGGTGGTGGTGATCTTAACTCCGTGACCTTTGGACATCCGTCAGGCACCTTAAAGGTTGGCGCTGAAGCACTGCAAGAGTCTGGTCGTTGGCAAGCTAAAAAAGCCGTCATGAGCCGCAGCGCTCGCGTGCTAATGGAAGGCCGAGTTCGCGTCCCAGAGGCGTAG
- the prpC gene encoding bifunctional 2-methylcitrate synthase/citrate synthase — MAKVLSGAGLRGQVAGKTALSTVGKSGSGLTYRGYDVKDLAENCQFEEVAHLILKGNLPNQAELDAYKSELKAMRGLPQALKEVLERIPADAHPMDVLRTGCSMLGNLEGEASFDEQGKVTDRMLASFPSIICYWYRFSHDGVRIDVETDDDSIGAHFLHLLHGEKPSELHERVMHVSLILYAEHEFNASTFTARVCASTLSDMHSCITGAIGSLRGPLHGGANEAAMEMIERFESADHAEQEMMGMLERKEKIMGFGHAIYSECDPRNEIIKRWSEKLAADVGDTVLYPVSVRCEEVMWREKKLFCNADFFHASAYNFMKIPTKLFTPIFVMSRLTGWAAHVMEQRADNRIIRPSAEYTGEELRPVPAISER; from the coding sequence ATGGCTAAAGTACTAAGTGGCGCGGGCCTTCGTGGTCAAGTAGCAGGAAAAACAGCACTATCAACGGTAGGTAAGTCGGGCTCAGGTTTGACTTATCGTGGCTACGATGTAAAGGATCTAGCTGAAAATTGTCAGTTTGAAGAGGTGGCTCACCTTATCCTTAAAGGTAACTTACCAAATCAAGCTGAACTAGACGCTTATAAAAGCGAGCTAAAAGCAATGCGCGGTTTGCCGCAGGCATTAAAAGAAGTATTAGAACGTATTCCTGCTGACGCACACCCAATGGACGTATTACGTACGGGTTGTTCAATGCTTGGTAACCTTGAAGGTGAAGCAAGTTTTGATGAACAAGGTAAAGTAACCGATCGCATGCTAGCAAGTTTCCCAAGCATTATTTGTTACTGGTATCGCTTTAGCCATGATGGCGTTCGTATCGATGTAGAGACGGATGACGACTCAATCGGTGCACACTTCTTACACTTATTGCACGGCGAAAAACCAAGTGAGCTACATGAGCGTGTGATGCACGTATCACTTATCCTTTATGCAGAGCACGAGTTTAACGCGTCGACCTTTACAGCTCGTGTTTGTGCCTCAACGCTTTCTGATATGCATTCATGTATTACTGGTGCAATTGGTTCTCTACGTGGTCCACTTCACGGTGGCGCAAACGAAGCGGCAATGGAAATGATTGAGCGCTTTGAATCTGCGGATCACGCAGAGCAAGAAATGATGGGTATGCTTGAGCGTAAAGAAAAGATCATGGGCTTTGGTCACGCTATCTATTCAGAATGTGACCCTCGTAACGAAATCATCAAACGTTGGTCTGAAAAACTAGCGGCAGATGTGGGTGATACGGTACTTTACCCTGTATCTGTACGCTGTGAAGAAGTCATGTGGCGCGAGAAAAAACTATTCTGTAATGCTGATTTCTTCCATGCATCAGCTTATAACTTCATGAAGATCCCGACTAAATTGTTCACACCAATCTTTGTTATGTCACGCTTAACAGGTTGGGCTGCACACGTTATGGAGCAGCGCGCAGATAACCGTATCATTCGTCCATCGGCGGAATATACTGGCGAGGAGCTACGCCCAGTTCCAGCCATATCTGAGCGTTAA
- the acnD gene encoding Fe/S-dependent 2-methylisocitrate dehydratase AcnD, whose product MNTQFRKRLPDSELCYYDTKEAVEAIKPGSYETLPYTSRVLAENLVRRAEPEKLNDYLEQIIERRRDLDFPWFPARVVCHDILGQTALVDLAGLRDAIAEKGGDPAKVNPVVPTQLIVDHSLAVEHAGYEEDAFEKNRAIEDRRNDDRFHFINWTKTAFKNVDVIPPGNGILHQINLEKMSPVIQARDGVAFPDTLVGTDSHTPHVDALGVIAVGVGGLEAESVMLGRASYMRLPDIVGVEIIGKRQPGITATDIVLAITEFLRKERVVSSYLEFFGEGTQDLNLGDRATISNMTPEYGATAAMFYIDEQTIDYLKLTGRDDEQIKLVEKYAKLTGLWADSLQNVQYERVLKFDLSTVTRNIAGPSNPHRRVATNDLANQGIVKEIEAPKDGLMPDGAVIIAAITSCTNTSNPRNVVAAGLLARNANKLGLARKPWVKTSFAPGSKAVRSYMEEAKLLPELEQLGFGVVAFACTTCNGMSGALDPKIQQEVIDRDLYSTAVLSGNRNFDGRIHPYAKQAFLASPPLVVAYAIAGTVRFDIENGVLGRDQEGNPVTLKDIWPSDEEIDAVIKESVKPEQFRAVYEPMFDLTVDYGEDNDPLYQWRPTSTYIRRPPYWEGALASERTMKGMRPLAILGDNITTDHLSPSNAILASSAAGEYLAKMGLPEEDFNSYATHRGDHLTAQRATFANPKLLNEMVVENGEVVQGSLARVEPEGKVTRMWEAIETYMERKQPLIIVAGADYGQGSSRDWAAKGVRLAGVEVIAAEGFERIHRTNLIGMGVLPLEFKAGTTRKTLELDGTETYDVEGEPAPGATLTLVINRQSGERVEVPVTCRLDTFEEVSIYSAGGVLQRFAQDFLEAEGV is encoded by the coding sequence ATGAATACTCAATTCCGTAAACGTTTACCTGATTCTGAGCTTTGCTATTACGATACAAAAGAAGCGGTAGAAGCCATCAAACCAGGTAGCTACGAGACTTTACCTTATACCTCACGCGTCCTTGCTGAAAACTTAGTACGCCGCGCTGAGCCTGAAAAACTCAATGATTATCTTGAACAAATTATCGAGCGTCGTCGCGATTTGGACTTTCCGTGGTTTCCTGCTCGCGTGGTTTGCCATGATATTTTGGGTCAAACTGCGCTAGTCGACCTTGCGGGTTTGCGTGATGCTATCGCTGAAAAAGGCGGCGATCCGGCTAAAGTCAATCCAGTCGTACCGACTCAACTGATTGTGGATCACAGCTTGGCTGTAGAGCACGCCGGTTATGAAGAAGATGCATTTGAGAAAAACCGCGCGATTGAAGACCGTCGAAATGACGACCGTTTTCATTTTATCAACTGGACCAAAACGGCATTTAAAAACGTTGATGTGATCCCGCCAGGCAACGGTATTTTGCACCAAATCAATTTGGAAAAAATGTCGCCAGTTATTCAAGCGCGCGACGGTGTTGCCTTCCCTGACACGCTTGTTGGCACCGACAGCCACACGCCACACGTTGATGCACTCGGTGTTATTGCCGTTGGTGTGGGTGGCCTTGAAGCAGAAAGCGTGATGCTTGGCCGTGCTTCATACATGCGATTGCCGGATATTGTTGGGGTTGAAATCATTGGCAAACGTCAACCGGGGATCACCGCAACGGATATCGTACTGGCGATCACTGAGTTTTTGCGTAAAGAGCGCGTCGTTTCTAGCTACTTAGAATTCTTTGGTGAAGGTACGCAAGATCTTAATTTAGGTGACCGTGCGACAATTTCAAACATGACACCAGAGTATGGTGCAACCGCGGCCATGTTCTACATCGATGAACAAACCATTGATTATTTGAAGCTCACAGGCCGTGATGACGAGCAAATAAAGCTGGTGGAAAAATACGCTAAGCTGACAGGACTTTGGGCTGATTCTTTACAAAACGTACAGTACGAGCGTGTACTTAAGTTCGATTTGTCGACGGTGACGCGTAATATTGCAGGTCCTTCAAATCCGCATCGCCGCGTTGCAACTAACGACCTTGCTAATCAAGGTATCGTTAAAGAGATTGAAGCGCCAAAAGATGGTTTGATGCCAGATGGTGCCGTGATCATCGCTGCTATCACCAGTTGCACTAATACCAGTAACCCACGTAACGTAGTTGCCGCAGGCTTACTGGCCCGTAATGCCAATAAATTAGGTCTTGCTCGTAAGCCTTGGGTGAAAACGTCTTTTGCACCGGGGTCAAAAGCAGTACGTTCTTATATGGAAGAGGCAAAGCTTCTACCTGAGCTTGAGCAGCTCGGTTTTGGTGTTGTTGCCTTTGCTTGTACGACTTGTAATGGCATGAGTGGTGCACTTGATCCGAAAATTCAACAAGAAGTGATTGACCGTGATTTATATTCAACGGCAGTGTTATCGGGTAACCGTAACTTTGACGGTCGAATTCACCCTTACGCAAAACAAGCCTTCTTAGCTTCACCACCGTTGGTTGTGGCTTATGCAATTGCAGGCACCGTGCGCTTTGATATTGAAAATGGTGTCTTAGGTCGTGACCAAGAGGGCAATCCGGTCACGCTTAAAGATATCTGGCCAAGCGATGAAGAAATCGATGCGGTGATCAAAGAAAGCGTAAAACCAGAGCAGTTCCGCGCCGTTTATGAGCCAATGTTTGACCTCACGGTAGACTATGGTGAAGACAACGACCCACTTTATCAGTGGCGTCCAACGAGTACCTATATTCGTCGTCCTCCTTATTGGGAAGGGGCACTCGCGAGCGAGCGTACCATGAAAGGCATGCGTCCATTAGCGATTTTAGGCGACAACATCACGACGGATCATTTATCGCCATCGAATGCGATTTTGGCAAGCAGTGCGGCGGGTGAGTATCTGGCTAAAATGGGCTTACCAGAGGAAGATTTCAACTCATACGCGACACATCGAGGTGATCACTTAACGGCGCAGCGTGCGACATTCGCCAACCCCAAACTGTTAAACGAAATGGTGGTAGAAAACGGTGAAGTAGTACAAGGTTCACTGGCGCGTGTTGAGCCTGAAGGCAAAGTCACCAGAATGTGGGAAGCCATCGAAACCTATATGGAGCGTAAACAGCCGCTGATCATCGTTGCAGGCGCAGATTACGGCCAAGGCTCGTCTCGTGACTGGGCTGCAAAAGGTGTGCGTTTGGCTGGAGTTGAAGTTATCGCAGCAGAAGGGTTTGAGCGTATTCACCGTACTAACTTAATCGGTATGGGTGTACTACCGCTTGAGTTTAAAGCGGGCACTACCCGTAAAACGCTTGAACTTGATGGTACAGAAACCTATGACGTTGAGGGGGAACCGGCACCAGGTGCTACATTAACTCTCGTAATTAACCGTCAAAGTGGTGAGCGTGTAGAGGTGCCTGTGACTTGTCGATTAGATACCTTTGAAGAAGTATCTATTTACTCTGCAGGTGGCGTGTTACAACGCTTTGCTCAAGACTTCCTCGAAGCGGAAGGCGTATAA